One part of the Corallococcus caeni genome encodes these proteins:
- the tadA gene encoding tRNA adenosine(34) deaminase TadA, whose amino-acid sequence MSDDIAFMQQALELAREAASLGEVPVGAVAVLDGNVVGTGYNRRECDRNPFAHAEMIALAAAARARDAWRLSGVTLYVTLEPCAMCAGALVQSRVTRLVFGTMDPKAGAVGSLYNLVEEPRHNHRLQVTSGILAEDSRQLLKTFFERLRAKRREN is encoded by the coding sequence ATGAGTGACGACATCGCTTTCATGCAGCAGGCTCTTGAGCTCGCGCGGGAAGCAGCTTCACTCGGGGAAGTACCGGTGGGTGCGGTGGCGGTGCTGGACGGAAACGTCGTGGGCACGGGCTACAACCGCCGCGAATGCGACCGGAACCCCTTCGCCCACGCCGAGATGATTGCCCTGGCCGCCGCCGCCAGAGCGCGTGATGCGTGGCGACTCTCCGGGGTGACCCTCTACGTGACGCTGGAACCGTGCGCGATGTGCGCCGGTGCGCTGGTACAGTCTCGTGTCACCCGACTCGTCTTTGGTACGATGGACCCGAAAGCGGGCGCGGTCGGCTCGCTGTACAACCTGGTGGAAGAGCCCCGGCACAACCACCGGCTCCAGGTGACGAGCGGTATCCTGGCGGAAGACAGTCGCCAGCTTCTCAAGACGTTCTTCGAGCGCTTGCGCGCGAAGCGACGTGAAAACTGA
- a CDS encoding phytoene desaturase family protein, translated as MPDVIVVGAGHNGLVAAAMLARRGLSVTVLEEKDQVGGACKTEYPFRTAPKLGVSTGAYLLGLMPPELLQELQLELPLKRRDPHYFLPTLDKRYLLFGSDERELERQFREFFSEADWNAHVAMNAELGALREDLAPAWLLPPLSLEETAERYVRPALRQHFIRLCRGTAREYLERFGYKSDFVKAMYAVTDAFSGLDGGYDTPGTGMNLLVHNLCRLPGSGGTWMIVEGGMGTVTQRIAQLARKHGAQLRTNAKVASVRVDNGVVKGVVLEGGEELSAKVVVSNADPFRTLKLVDTKALPEAYRRKVDGLSAPGTTLKVNLCLKSLPTFTCLPEDRGQFGPTIHLLPQGDDVLGALEHGYKEAKAGRLAEFPSIEWYVHTTVDPSLKDAEGHHNSALFVEWVPEKLEGTTWEKEEARYVKHLLSICDRFAPGTSDLVQEYFALTPPKIESHFGITRGHIHHVDNKLGFTDRLPYETPVQGLYFCSAGCHPAGSVIGAAGHNAANVVLQALGR; from the coding sequence ATGCCAGACGTCATCGTGGTGGGCGCGGGCCACAACGGACTTGTCGCGGCGGCGATGCTCGCGCGCCGGGGCCTGTCGGTCACCGTGCTGGAGGAGAAGGACCAGGTGGGCGGCGCGTGCAAGACGGAGTACCCGTTCCGCACCGCCCCGAAGCTGGGCGTCTCCACGGGCGCGTACCTCCTGGGGCTGATGCCGCCGGAGCTGCTCCAGGAGCTCCAGCTGGAGCTGCCCCTCAAGCGCCGCGACCCGCACTACTTCCTGCCCACGCTGGACAAGCGCTATCTGCTCTTCGGCTCGGATGAGCGGGAGCTGGAGCGGCAGTTCCGCGAGTTCTTCTCCGAGGCGGACTGGAACGCCCACGTCGCGATGAACGCGGAGCTGGGGGCGCTGCGCGAGGACCTGGCACCCGCGTGGCTCCTGCCGCCCCTGTCGCTGGAGGAGACGGCGGAGCGCTACGTGCGCCCTGCCCTGCGCCAGCACTTCATCCGGCTGTGTCGCGGCACGGCGCGCGAGTACCTGGAGCGCTTCGGCTACAAGTCCGACTTCGTGAAGGCGATGTACGCCGTCACCGACGCGTTCTCCGGCCTGGACGGCGGCTACGACACGCCGGGCACGGGCATGAACCTGCTGGTGCACAACCTCTGCCGGCTGCCGGGCAGCGGCGGCACGTGGATGATCGTCGAAGGCGGCATGGGCACCGTCACCCAGCGCATCGCGCAGCTTGCGCGCAAGCACGGCGCCCAGCTGCGCACGAACGCGAAGGTGGCGTCGGTGCGCGTGGACAACGGCGTGGTGAAGGGCGTGGTGCTGGAGGGCGGCGAGGAGCTGTCCGCGAAGGTCGTGGTCTCCAACGCGGACCCCTTCCGCACGCTGAAGCTGGTGGACACGAAGGCGCTGCCGGAGGCCTACCGCCGCAAGGTGGACGGGCTGTCCGCGCCGGGCACCACGCTGAAGGTGAACCTGTGCCTCAAGTCCCTGCCCACCTTCACGTGCCTGCCGGAAGACCGGGGACAGTTCGGGCCCACCATCCACCTGCTGCCCCAGGGGGACGACGTGCTGGGCGCGCTGGAGCACGGCTACAAGGAGGCGAAGGCGGGACGGCTGGCGGAGTTCCCCTCCATCGAGTGGTACGTGCACACCACGGTGGACCCGTCCCTGAAGGACGCGGAAGGGCACCACAACTCCGCCCTCTTCGTGGAGTGGGTGCCGGAGAAGCTGGAGGGCACCACCTGGGAGAAGGAGGAGGCGCGGTACGTGAAGCACCTGCTGTCCATCTGCGACCGCTTCGCGCCCGGCACCAGCGACCTGGTGCAGGAGTACTTCGCGCTCACGCCGCCGAAGATTGAATCCCACTTCGGCATCACCCGCGGCCACATCCATCATGTGGACAACAAGCTGGGGTTCACCGACCGGCTGCCCTATGAGACGCCGGTGCAGGGGCTCTACTTCTGCAGCGCGGGCTGCCACCCGGCGGGCAGCGTCATCGGCGCGGCGGGGCACAACGCGGCCAACGTGGTGCTACAGGCGCTCGGACGCTGA
- the serS gene encoding serine--tRNA ligase yields MLDLRNVAQNFDAVVARLKTRGGSLDLGPFQALFLERRDLYVSMEALAARRNAANEEMKRKAKEDPAAMEKLRGDLRGVSQEIKEKEARLKEVEEELNRILLLIPNVPHESVPVGASADENVQVKAWGEKPNLLFTPKQHFELGESLGMLDFERAAKVSGSRFTFYKGALARLERALVTFMIDVHTSKGYTELLPPYLVLRETMMGTGQLPKFEDDAFKTSGEPERFLIPTAEVPVTNYHADEILEGEQLPIRYCAFSPCFRAEAGAAGRDTRGLIRQHQFHKVELVKFAPPEKSLEELEAMTDDACDILRRLGLHHRVMLLCTGDMGFGARKTYDIEVWLPGQGAYREISSCSDCGDFQARRAKIRFRAQKGDKPQMVHTLNGSGLAVGRTSIAILENYQREDGSVAIPEALVPYMGGLKELRPL; encoded by the coding sequence ATGCTGGACCTCCGGAACGTTGCGCAGAACTTCGATGCGGTCGTCGCCCGACTGAAGACGCGGGGCGGCAGCCTGGACCTCGGCCCCTTCCAGGCGCTCTTCCTGGAGCGCCGCGACCTCTACGTCTCCATGGAAGCGCTGGCCGCGCGCCGCAACGCCGCCAACGAGGAGATGAAGCGCAAGGCCAAGGAGGACCCGGCCGCCATGGAGAAGCTGCGCGGCGACCTGCGCGGCGTCTCCCAGGAGATCAAGGAGAAGGAGGCCCGCCTCAAGGAAGTGGAGGAGGAGCTCAACCGCATCCTGCTGCTCATCCCCAACGTGCCCCACGAATCCGTCCCGGTGGGCGCGAGCGCGGACGAGAACGTCCAGGTGAAGGCCTGGGGTGAGAAGCCCAACCTGCTCTTCACGCCGAAGCAGCACTTCGAGCTGGGCGAGTCGCTGGGCATGCTCGACTTCGAGCGCGCCGCGAAGGTGTCCGGCAGCCGCTTCACATTCTACAAGGGCGCCCTGGCCCGGCTGGAGCGCGCGCTCGTCACGTTCATGATCGACGTGCACACGTCCAAGGGCTACACGGAGCTGCTGCCGCCCTATCTCGTGCTGCGCGAGACGATGATGGGCACCGGCCAGCTGCCCAAGTTCGAGGACGACGCCTTCAAGACGTCCGGCGAACCCGAGCGCTTCCTCATCCCCACCGCGGAAGTCCCCGTGACGAACTACCACGCGGACGAAATCCTGGAGGGTGAGCAGCTGCCCATCCGCTACTGCGCCTTCAGCCCGTGCTTCCGCGCGGAGGCCGGCGCCGCGGGGCGCGACACGCGCGGCCTCATCCGCCAGCACCAATTCCACAAGGTGGAGCTCGTGAAGTTCGCCCCTCCGGAGAAGAGCCTGGAGGAGCTGGAGGCCATGACGGACGACGCGTGCGACATCCTCCGCCGGCTGGGGCTGCACCACCGCGTGATGCTGCTGTGCACCGGCGACATGGGCTTCGGCGCGCGCAAGACGTACGACATCGAGGTCTGGCTGCCGGGCCAGGGCGCGTACCGGGAGATTTCGTCCTGCTCGGACTGCGGCGACTTCCAGGCCCGCCGCGCGAAGATCCGCTTCCGCGCCCAGAAGGGGGACAAGCCCCAGATGGTGCACACCCTCAACGGCAGCGGGCTGGCCGTGGGGCGCACGAGCATCGCCATCCTGGAGAACTACCAGCGGGAGGACGGAAGCGTCGCCATCCCGGAGGCGTTGGTGCCGTACATGGGCGGGTTGAAGGAACTTCGCCCCCTGTAG
- the dnaX gene encoding DNA polymerase III subunit gamma/tau: MSYLVLARKWRPQKFDDMTGQEHVVRTIGNAIKMDRVAHAYLFCGPRGVGKTTAARLLAKALNCEQGPTATPCGTCRACTEITAGTSVDVAEIDGASNNGVENVREIRENAKYLPQRDRHKIYIIDEVHMLSGAAFNALLKTLEEPPGHVKFIFATTEAHKLPDTILSRCQRHNFRRISAARMLQRLKEICQAEGAGISEQSLSLVVRQSEGGMRDALSLLDQILASCGPNPTDEAVAEAMGAIDRTVVQDFAEALVRKDAKRVLGRVDEVFNRGLDLKRLAEELALQLRHLFVTKSLGEAPAELAESEQKALLALAKEADTAQLSRLFDIVHGCIWDVSRAAQPRLALEMALLKAIQLSPAGSIPDLLARVERLSAGLGAEGAAKNTSGAPGGRSGPANFRV, from the coding sequence ATGAGCTACCTCGTCCTCGCCCGCAAATGGCGCCCGCAGAAGTTCGATGACATGACCGGCCAGGAGCACGTGGTCCGGACCATCGGGAATGCCATCAAGATGGACCGGGTCGCGCATGCGTACCTGTTCTGTGGCCCTCGAGGGGTGGGCAAGACGACGGCCGCCCGCCTGCTCGCCAAGGCCCTCAACTGCGAGCAGGGCCCCACGGCGACCCCGTGCGGCACCTGCCGGGCGTGCACTGAAATCACGGCTGGCACCAGCGTGGACGTGGCGGAGATCGACGGCGCGTCCAACAACGGCGTCGAGAACGTGCGCGAGATTCGCGAGAACGCGAAGTACCTGCCGCAGCGCGACCGCCACAAGATCTACATCATCGACGAAGTCCACATGCTCTCCGGCGCGGCGTTCAACGCGCTCCTGAAGACGCTGGAGGAGCCGCCCGGTCACGTGAAGTTCATCTTCGCGACGACGGAGGCGCACAAGCTCCCGGACACCATCCTGTCGCGCTGCCAGCGCCACAACTTCCGGCGCATCTCCGCGGCGCGGATGCTCCAGCGCCTGAAGGAGATCTGCCAGGCGGAGGGCGCGGGCATCTCCGAGCAGTCGCTGTCGCTGGTGGTGCGCCAGTCCGAAGGCGGCATGCGCGACGCGCTCAGCCTCCTGGACCAGATCCTGGCGTCGTGCGGCCCCAACCCCACGGACGAGGCGGTCGCGGAGGCGATGGGCGCCATCGACCGCACGGTGGTGCAGGACTTCGCGGAGGCGCTGGTCCGCAAGGACGCGAAGCGCGTGCTGGGCCGGGTGGACGAGGTGTTCAACCGGGGCCTGGACCTGAAGCGGCTGGCGGAGGAGCTGGCGCTGCAGCTGCGGCACCTCTTCGTGACGAAGTCGCTGGGTGAAGCGCCCGCGGAGCTGGCGGAGTCCGAGCAGAAGGCGCTCCTGGCGCTCGCGAAGGAGGCGGACACCGCGCAGCTGTCGCGGCTGTTCGACATCGTGCACGGCTGCATCTGGGACGTGTCGCGAGCGGCGCAGCCCCGGCTGGCGCTGGAGATGGCGCTGCTCAAGGCCATCCAGCTGTCCCCGGCCGGTTCGATTCCCGACCTGCTGGCCCGAGTGGAGCGGCTGTCGGCGGGACTTGGCGCGGAAGGCGCCGCGAAGAACACGTCCGGAGCGCCGGGAGGTCGCTCCGGTCCCGCGAACTTTCGCGTCTGA
- a CDS encoding glycosyltransferase family 39 protein, translating into MNAPIPDAPEAPATPQAPVELPASAVRMELPGRLRALGLLAVALVPCVLAVRQLGRIHPDEVFQALEPAYWRVHGYGVLAWEWREGLRNWAVPGVLAAFLKVAHGFGVTDPRVYRGVVALPQFALHAWSLWAVHRFAERRAGPWGAALAVLLVGLSAPVLLFAGRTLSESFSASFLLVAMEALDRPDTGPASRVRRAGLLGGVALGLAVVTRYPSALFVVAALGWLVAARRWRLLAFTCVGGAGVAAGLGLLDWGTWGTPFHSFLAYVDYNVLSGKAAAAFGASPPGFYWEPLLQAVPLWAWAAVPLSLVPLLRFRALSLPLTCAALYTAVLLTTPHKEERFLYPGLVVALLAAASQLAVSIAALPRPGLRGAGAVLALSLGFVHGQGFPSNDLRADQFRAIVRATRGDATGLLIVNEGLWGSGGYFYIGRNIPWRTCDWPQDAAFQASIRDRAFNRAVTFEGRALEELQAAGFRVVRQVGRETILARD; encoded by the coding sequence GTGAACGCCCCCATCCCCGACGCGCCCGAAGCCCCCGCCACCCCACAGGCCCCGGTGGAACTCCCGGCGTCCGCCGTCCGGATGGAGCTGCCCGGACGCCTCCGCGCGCTGGGGCTCCTCGCGGTGGCCCTGGTGCCGTGCGTCCTGGCGGTGCGCCAGCTGGGCCGCATCCACCCGGACGAGGTGTTCCAGGCGCTGGAGCCCGCGTACTGGCGCGTGCACGGCTACGGCGTGCTGGCCTGGGAGTGGCGCGAGGGCCTGCGCAACTGGGCCGTCCCCGGTGTGCTGGCCGCCTTCCTCAAGGTGGCGCACGGCTTCGGCGTCACCGACCCGCGCGTCTACCGGGGCGTGGTGGCGCTGCCCCAGTTCGCCCTCCACGCCTGGAGCCTGTGGGCCGTGCACCGCTTCGCCGAACGCCGCGCGGGGCCGTGGGGCGCGGCGCTCGCGGTGCTGCTCGTGGGGCTGAGCGCGCCGGTGCTCCTCTTCGCCGGCCGCACCCTGTCGGAGTCCTTCTCCGCGTCCTTCCTCCTGGTGGCCATGGAGGCCCTGGACCGCCCGGACACCGGGCCGGCTTCGCGGGTGCGCCGGGCCGGGCTCCTGGGCGGCGTGGCCCTGGGGCTCGCCGTGGTGACGCGCTACCCGTCCGCCCTCTTCGTGGTGGCCGCGCTCGGGTGGCTGGTGGCCGCCCGGCGGTGGCGCCTGCTCGCCTTCACCTGTGTGGGCGGGGCGGGGGTGGCGGCGGGCCTGGGCCTCCTCGACTGGGGCACCTGGGGCACGCCCTTCCACTCGTTCCTGGCCTACGTGGACTACAACGTCCTCTCCGGGAAGGCCGCCGCCGCGTTCGGCGCCTCGCCGCCGGGCTTCTACTGGGAGCCGCTGCTCCAGGCCGTGCCCCTCTGGGCCTGGGCCGCCGTGCCGCTGTCGCTGGTGCCCCTGCTCCGCTTTCGCGCGCTGTCCCTGCCGCTCACCTGCGCGGCCCTCTACACGGCCGTCCTCCTGACCACGCCGCACAAGGAGGAGCGCTTCCTGTACCCGGGGCTCGTGGTGGCGCTGCTCGCGGCCGCGTCCCAGCTGGCCGTGTCCATCGCCGCGCTTCCCCGGCCGGGCCTGCGGGGCGCGGGGGCGGTGCTCGCGCTGTCCCTGGGCTTCGTGCACGGGCAGGGCTTCCCGTCCAACGACCTCCGCGCGGACCAGTTCCGCGCCATCGTCCGGGCCACGCGGGGGGACGCGACGGGGCTGCTCATCGTCAACGAGGGGCTGTGGGGCTCCGGGGGCTATTTCTACATCGGCCGGAACATCCCCTGGCGCACCTGCGACTGGCCCCAGGACGCGGCCTTCCAGGCCTCCATCCGCGACCGCGCCTTCAACCGCGCCGTCACCTTCGAGGGCCGGGCCCTGGAAGAGCTCCAGGCCGCCGGCTTCCGCGTTGTCCGCCAGGTGGGGCGAGAGACCATCCTCGCCCGCGACTGA